The Coregonus clupeaformis isolate EN_2021a chromosome 27, ASM2061545v1, whole genome shotgun sequence genomic sequence atatctgtgtgtgtgtatgcatctcTCTCACCAATAGTATCAGTCTCTCCAGACAGCTGTATACAACGGTGTTCCagctcctctaccctctccttcaGGTCAGCCTTCTCCTGCATCAGAGAGGTGAAGCGCTGCTGCAGCCTCTCCATGGCAACACACAAGGCCTCATGTACCTCCACTGGTACGCCCTCTGAACCTGAGATTAACAGGAAGGGGGGGTACCCGTCAGAAACACTGCACTGGTAACACATTCAACACTGGCAGTGTTCCTAGAAAACACAATCACAAATAcgtgcatgcatacacacacacctttcctcctcctctcacctgtgTGTTCACAGTGACTGTGGTCATCATGGCTGTGACGGTGGTCGTGGCTCTGACCGTGACCTTGACTGTGTTCATGGTCATGGTTGTGGTCATGGTCATGACTGTGGCTGTGGTGCTCTATGAGTGCTGCAGCCTGGTGTCGGGCAGCGAGGtgcagtctcctctcctcctccagtctgCTCCTCACctcgtctctctctgcctccacacGCGCCACCGCACTGCGCACAAACTCCTCCTGAGAGAGACGGAAGGGAATAATTCTTCTTCAGAGACAATTATCTTAGAAATACTTTGGATATCCTCAATTTAGGATTCTCCACAGAATTTGGGAACACTAGAGCCCACCTAACACCACTGATAGGTGTATTCTCCTCACCATCTCCTCACGGCTCTCAAAGTCTTCTGGGATAGCGATGGAGGACTTCTGCGGACTGTCTGGCAGGGATTGGCTCTCCACTCCGTCTCCCTGGTCTCTGTAGGGTGTTGCCAGGGCTGAGCTGTTGAGCAGCTCTGTGACTTCAGCCTTCAACTGCTCATTGTCTCTGGCCAACTGCTCCAGCGTCTTCTGcagggggaaacagaggggtgaaTACACAGTGTGTACGcgtgcatagtgtgtgtgtgtcatgcgactacatgcgtgtgtgtgtgtgtgtgtgcgtccctgACCTGGTATTGCTCCAGCTGTTTGTGGCTCATCTCCAACTGAACCCTTCCCTGGGTCTCGTCATGCTGCAGCCGGTCCATCAGCTGGCTCTGCTGCAGGTACTGTCTGTGAAGCTGCTCTCGCTCTGACGCCAGGGACGTGTAGCCTGCAGAGTACTGCTGTAGGTGGGCCACTACCTGGTCCCGCTGCTCCAGCAGCGCCTGGTACTCCTGCGACTTCAAATCCAACTAGGGATGGAGGAGATGTGCGACTGTCTAGATGTTGTTCCTGTACCTGTTCACCATGAAGTGTGTTTGCGCGTGCGTCCCTACCTGCTCCTTGACATTGTGCAGGTCCTCCTGTAGTTGTCCCATCCTGCGTCCCAGTTCCTTCTTCACGTGATGCTCTGACTGCAGAGCAGTGGTCAGCTCCATGTTCTCATTGGtctaggaggacagagagacattCAACACATTCATGAGGTCACCACCGATCTGAATGTGGCTGGATAAGTGAAGATAAGTTTCCATACATTCCACGTTTAACACCAACCCAACCTGGcagatcagtgattacttcaCATAAGTAAACAGGAGAGTAAAAAGGCATCACTCCTCTTTACCAGTTTGACGAAGCCGTTCTGCAGCTCGGCCAGTTGGTCTTTAAGGATGCGGTTCTGGGCCAGGGCGCGGCTGATGGTGGCCTTGTCACTCTGCACGTCCTCCAGCATGCGCCTGCGGTCCTCTGCATCTTCGGCCCCGCGCTCCGCATGGCGCTCCAGCTCTGAGAGACGGGACTCCTGCTCCGAGCACATGCGACTCAACTGCTCGTTGTCACGCAACTATAAAGAGGGAAGGGAGGGCGGAGAACAGTGGGTTTTCACTTGTGAGACACAACAGGGATGGACAAGGTGTGCAGGATTTCTTTCCAGCCCAGCACCAACCCACCCCATAATTCATCTTATCAGTCTATGCCTTGAAGAGACAGAGTGTTCAGAGTGCAAATTCACAGTGTGTTATTATTTCCTGGCAGTGTATGTGTGAGGTTATCACCTGGGCTTGGAACTGTGCGTTGAGCGAGTCTCTCTCCTGCTGCAGGCTGCAGAGTGCCCCCTGGAGGGCCAGTTCACTCTCTGAGGTCCCTGAGGGCTTGGGCTCCGCCTGGGCCTCTCTCTCCTGGGACAAAAGGgctggggaggagaagagagtccTTATGGCAATGCAAATCTTTTAATGATAATGATTGACAGGATGGGGAGGTTCAATGCAGTAAGCTGGTCTTTGAGAATCATTGATGTGCAAACCAAGAAGGAGGGTAGCTGTGTGTCTCACCTGCAGCATGCTTCAGGTCTGTGATGTGGGCTTCTAGCTCCTGGATCTGACTGATACTCCGGTCCCTTTCCTCTGCTACTACGGTCACCtgcacaggacacacacaaacacacgtcaaTCAACTCAACCTTAAAGTGACTAAGTATTTCTAGCACTACGTTCAGAGGCTATGCCACCTCTTTAGGTTCTGCTAATTGGGTGGTAGCATAGTGCACCTGAGAGAGCAGCTGCTCCGTCTTGTCCTTCCATACTAGTCCCTCCTCCTGGATCTGCTCAGCGTagcggtctctctctgtctgcagctGGGCAACCGACTCCATCAACTATAGATGATACCAAAAGAGACCATTAACACAATGGCATGACAGTCAAAACTTTAAagagaggcacacacactcactagggTTGAATGGTgggaacccggttaccgagatttaccgcccaaaaccactcccttttcccaggATAAATAACTGTGTATTGACCGGTATATTATAATAAatgatttatatgaacagcatgagtGAAATCGAACTGTaaaattatatgcaatgtctaaatctggcttctctacggcctctgcatgatgaatcatcgacgctcagggtggggacagacagcccatctcagtatggatcACAGTGCATGTagaactacagtgcattcggaaagtattcggaccccttgaaaggttccacattctgttacgttacagccttattattaaaatatacagttgaagtcggatgtttacatacaccttagccaaatacatttaaactcagttttccacaattcctgacatttaatcctatcaaatattccctgtcttcggtcagttaggatcaccactttattttatgaatgtgaaatgtcagaataatagtagagagaatgatttatttcagcttttatttatttcattacattcccagtgggtcagaagtttacatacactcaattagtatttggtagcattgcctttaaattgtttaacgtgggtcaaacgtttcgggtagccttccacaagcttcccacaataagttaggtaaattttggcccattcctcctgacagagctggtgtaactgagtcaggtttgtaggcctccttgctcgcacacactttttcagttctgcccacaaattttctataggggTGAGGTCAGGgcttgatggccactccaataccttgactttgttgtccttaagccattttgccacaactttggaagtatgcttggggtcattgtccatttggaagacccatttgcaaccaagctttaacttcctgactggtttcttgagatgttgcttcaatataaccacataattttccttcctcatgatgccatctattttgtgaagtgcaccagtccctcctgcagcaaagcgcccccacagcatgatgctgccacccccgtgcttcacggttgggatggtgttcttcggcttgcaagctaccccctttttcctccaaacataacgatggtcattatggccaaacagttctatttttgtttcatcagaccagaggacatttctccaaaaagtacgatctttgtccccatgtgcagttgcaaaccgtaatctggcttttttatggcggttttggagcagtggcttcttccttgctgagtggcctttcaggttatgtcgatataggactcgttttactgtggatatagatatttttgtacccgtttcctccagcatcttcacagggtcctttgctgttgttctgggattgatttgcacttttcgcaccaaagtacgttcatctctaggagtcagaacgcgtctccttcctgagcggtatgacagctgcgtggtcccatggtgtttatacttgcctactattgtttgtacagatgaacgtggtaccttcaggcatttggaaattgttcccaaggatgaaccagacttgtggaggtctacagttctttttcctgaggtcttggctgatttcttttgattttcacatgatgtcaagcaaagaggcactgagtttgaaggtaggccttgaaatacatccacaggtacacctccaattgactcaaattatgtcaattagcctatcagaagcttctaaagccatgacataattttctggaattttccaagctgtttaaagtcacagtcaacttagtgtatgtaaacttctgacccactggaattgtgatacagtgaattataagtgaaataatctgtctgtaaacaattgttggaaaaatgacttgtgtcatgcacaaagtagatgtcctaaacgacttgccaaaactatagtttgttaacaagacatttttagagtgtttgaaaaacgagttttaatgactccaacctaagtgtatgtaaacttccgacttcaactgtatataaccctcatcaatctacacacaataccccataatgacaaagtgaaaaggtttttagaaatgtttgcacatttattacaaataaaaacagaaataccttaattacataagtattcagaccctttgctttaagactcgaaattgagctcaggtgcatcccttttccatttatcatccttgaggtgtttccacaacttgattggagtccagctgtggtaaattcaattggttggacatgatttggaaaggtacacacctgtcaatataaggtcccacagttgacagtgcatgtcagagcaaaaaccaatccatgaggtggaaggaattgtccgtagagctccgagataggattgtgtcgaggcacagatctgcagcattgaaggtccccaagaacacagtggcctccatcattcttaaatggaagaagttttggaaccaccaagactcttcctacagctggccgcccggccaaactgagcaatcgggggagaagggccttggtcagggaggtcaccaggaacccgatggtcactttgacagagctccagagttcctctgtggatatgggagaaccttccagaaggacaaccatctctgcagcactccaccaatcagatgtttatggtagagtggccagacggaagccactcctcagtaaaaggcacatgacagcctgcttggagattGCCAAAATGCACCAAAGGACTCagcccatgagaaacaagattctctggtctgatgaaaccaagattgaactctttggcctgaatgccaatcgtcacgtctggaggaaacctggcaccatccctacggtgaagcatggtggtggcagcatcatgctgtggggatgtttttcagcagcaggtactgggagactagtcaggatcgaaggaaagatgaacggagcaaagtacagagagatccttgatgaaaaccttctccagagcactcaggacctcagactggggcgaatgttcaccttccaacaggacaacgaccctaagcacacagccaagacaatgcaggaatggGTTCaggagaagtctctgaatgtccttgtttGGCCCAGTCAGAGCaccgacttgaacccgatcgaacatctcaaatcaaatcaaatcaaattctggagagacctgaaaatagctgtgcagcgacgctccccatccaacctgccagagcttgagaggatctgcagagaagaatgggagaaacaaatacaagtgtgccaagcttgtagcgtcatacccaagaagactcgaggctgtaatcgctgcaaaaggtgctttaacaaagtactgagtaaagggtctgaatacttatgtaaatgtgatatttcatatattttttttatatatacatttgctaacatttctaaaagcctgtttgtgctttgtcattatggggtattgtgtgtagattgatgaggggaaaaaacaatttaatcaattttagaataaggctgtaacgtaacaaaatgtggaaaaagtcaaggggtctgaatactttccgaatgcactgtatgtattggataacggcacaatcatttgggcttttttgggcttgggctcattaaatgtagcatcaggcttgaatttccgatcaaagctctaatcaaatccacacataggcctatttatatgctttatagTGCTTTTacatgacacttccggttttggcgggaaataccaAGTTACCTGGGAGAAAAgggatttattctcgggatggaacatttataaaataccgggaaaatattcaacacacacacacctacctgagCAGTGTGTGCCTCAATCTGTAGTTTCTCCTCCAGTAGTAACTGCATCTGCTGGTTGGCACTGGGAGGCCCTGACTGACTGGAAAACtaggaataaaaaaaaaagaaagagaatTGAACAACTGCGAAACAAATGATGACGATGAGAGTGTATGTGAGTGattaagtgagtgagagagagattgtgtgtgtgtacctacctGTTGCAGCATGTCGTCAGCCATCTCCAGTCTCTTGCGCAGTTCCTCCAGGTCCAGTCTCATGTCGTTGTTCTCACTCATCCTCAGCTTGAGCTGCTCTGACAGCTCTGAACTCTGCTGCCTCCCCTCCTCACTCACACTACTGCAATGAGAGATAGAGGGTCAGGTAGGAATGTGCACGCACACAAAGAGCCTCTGAATTGCCTCGCCTCAGATGACAGgcatctctctccctgtatcacaATCACAGACAAACTCACAAGGTGTGGTTTCCACCATATTCCTTTCCCTACCTAGTCCACAAATCAAACAAGGAAATATGATACAAGGCCAGCCATCGAGTAGAATGCCAGCATAATCAGGGGAAGACTTACTTTAGTCTGTACACCTCTAGCCTCaggttgtctctctctttctctagctcTTTGTTATGCTGCACAAGAGAACATCAATCATATGTTAGACATTACTGCAAAGCTCAAATCGATACTCATCGGTCATTGCATTCAAGTAACTCTAGCAATATCAGTCGTGCGTAGACTACCTTCTCAAACTGTCTTTGTTCAGTGTGTGACTACAGTAGGTTGCCTTCCCAAACGGTTTCTTTCTGTGTGTTACCTTGTCAAACTGTTTATGTTGTGTGGAGACAGAGAACAGGGTTCTCTCCAGCTCAGAGACTCTCTGTTTGGTGGCCTGGAGACGGTTACTCAGCTCCTCAGCCTCCCCTGAacgaaagaacacacacacacacacttagtgaGCACCAACACAAACAGACTCTCACACACATTCATATTACACAGATCAACgacatctccttctctctcacctcctcagCTTCCCCTAAACACACACCACAATACATCACATTACTGAACACGTTCACGCTCGCATTCATAGACACACAACACAGACTTGGGACGATTACATGctttctctttctcacacagGGTACAAGCACTCACCTGTTTTCTGGCGGGCAGCCTGCTGTGTGTATGACAGAGCGGTCTGCAGCTCTGATTTCTCCGACACCAGGATGCCGATGGTCTGGATGTGGACCTGGGGGAGAGGacggacagacagatacacagacagagagacagagacagatatagagacagacagagagagagagagagagggaaagagagacacagacagaccagtTACTGAAGCCTCGCATGATACAATTTGTAAATATCGGATACAAATCAAGCTTTGTTTCATTTGGAATGATGAGAAcgtattttgttcagtatatcagTGCATGCATCCCTGGGTAAAAAGGCAACAACACATGGTGTACTGGCCCTTAAGGCAGATACATAGCACACATCTGGAACTGCATAGTGAAAATTAGAGAATTGCTTTTAAAGGTCTTCAAATGGATTCAGAAAAGTGCTCTGAGAGGATGAGAAACCTTGAAGTTCCTtcttcttctgtgtgtgtgtgtgtgtgtgtgtgtgggtgggtgtgtataCCTGTAGCTGTTCCCGCATTGCTCCTTGCTCCCTCATACACTTCTGTTCAAACTCTCTTCGCTCCTGATCAAAGAAAGCACACAGAAAACATCCTGTCATCGTCCACTGAGGAGGAGACGAGAGAATGAGAACGAGAGTTTCTTTTTATGCTCACCTTTTGCAGCTGATCTGTGAGCTCCTGAGATTGCTTGGTCTGTCAGACAAACAGGACAGAGGAAAAATCCATGACATCATCATCCCCACCTCATAGACTTCAAGCCACCACCACACCATCTACAGTAAGTCACCCATCTAACCCTTCAACATGTCATTTCCTTTCACTCTTCAGGAGTCAAATCACTAACGAGCACCAGAGAACCTCCCTCGCATACTCAGAGAAGCACAGCAGCGTATTAGCCTAGCCAGTGGGGTTAGCAACGGTTTAGCTGTTAGCAAGCTAGCTCCAGAAGAAATATCAGTGCAGTTGGTCTAAACATACCCTCATTTTATTCATCGTGTCCATCTTGGTGAGCATGTAAAAGCTTGGGTGTTACCAATGGGAACAGTGCAGTGCAATTACATTATTTGTGAGGTGTTAAAACAAAACAATGCATGACATGATCAACTGACTGACTGTGCTACCACTCAGCGCAGCTGCTGTTTATCCAAGGTGTTACGCCATTTGCTAGTCAATCTGTGGCCAGTCAGTCTTGCTATGGGGGCTGTCAGGGGTTATTTGCCACACAAGGAAGAATGCCAAACTCCCACGCGCACACACTCTTACCAGCTGTTCTAGCTTGGTATTGAGCCGATTGTTTGTTAGTTTGCTGGAGTCCAGTGCGGCTGCCAGATCCTGGTTTCCACTCTGACGTGCGCGCATGcatcaaaataaaaataaaaagagagggggaggaagggagtgagTGAATTGAAGAAGGAAAAGAAAAACAGCGATGGGAGGAGAAATACAAACACTAACTCATTAATGGGAAAGTAAATCACACATTCTCCATCTCCTTCCGGGATGGAAAATGTGAACAACAAAACAGAAGAAGATCTCAGCAGGTTCTTGTTGGTCCTACTAGTATTCAGTGAAGTCATACACAGTGAGGACAGGGGTATGGGTAGCTAGTGGAGCGTTCAGTAATACCTGTTCAGACTGGAGAGGGTAATCTAATGGGTTCGCATGACCTCTGTTTCTCCAGATGTCCACAATAAGAACATCCAAGTCCCTAATATGATCTCAGCCAATTTAACAAGTTACAAGCTAGTAGTCACTGTAACAAAATGTTGTACCCTTTAAAATCCTAAAGAGAGGGTAATACATATAGCCAGCTCCGGTCAAGGCTTTCGAAAGATGACGCCTGAAAATGTTACTTGCAAACAGGAGTGATTCTCTATATAGAGTCCATCAAACTGCAAGGCAATCTACCAGGTGAGGTCTGAGGACTATTAGACAAGAGCAAGAGAGATATATGAATGGAGCAGACTAAATATATTTTTGATGTATTAAACGTTGTATGCAGGGCCAGGGCAAGGTACAGTGGGGCGGCCTGGACAGCATTTCATACATTTGCTCTCTTCTGAATGTGACGATCTTTCAGATTGCATTGTTGTCTCAGCTATGCAACACAAACTCAGTTATAATCATGAGTATCACTTATGTGGAgtacgtgggtgtgtgtgtgtgtgtgtgtgtgtgtgtaacccaaGCCCGGACACAGGGCAGGAATAGGAAGAGTGGTCGTGTGAGCTGTGTGGCCGAGCCAGTCACATTCCTGCACAGAGAGCAAGAATGGAGGGattgtgagagaggagaggggcctGTGTGGAGTGAGAGTGGACGGAGGACAGAATATCTCTACATAACctggggccacacacacacacacctccaaagAGAAACCACAAGATTGATCTGGCGAGTGTGGATGTAGACACACTGAGGGTAGTGAACATGAGGCTTAACCAAGGGCACCTTCGGAGAGAGAGTGGGACTGGGTCTGTCTGATCAGGACAAATGGATTGCATTTTATAGTGCTTTTACCTGTGTCCATGGAAAGGGGGCAACGTGTGGTGTTGTGATGTGTCACTTACCTCCAGTTCTTTTTCATTGGCAGGCGAGTGAGCATTGTCTCCATTTATATAGGCGGTGGATGACTAGAATAGGTCGGAAAGAAACAAAACAGTACAAGTCAAACCACAATAAATCAAGCTTCTCAAAGCTAATGAGAGTATCACAAATAACACTTGATTATGCAACACACTAAACCGGGAGCAAGCATATATCCAAAGCAAGTAAGAGAGTGTATCCTCATTGGGACTGGTGAGGTGCTTGCGCTTATCCAATGTGCACTTCTCAGGGGTCGACTGTATTTTAAAAAACAAATTTCTCCTTTTTGTGGCCATAAAGTACATACCCCAGAGAGTAGGCCGTTGAGCTGCTGTGAGAGTTGCCGCAGGCTCTCTGTGGACGACAGGGGTCTGGTGGCACACACACGAAAAAAACGATAACATTAGCCCAGTGTTATTTGGTAATGAACACACCAGTCTTATTGGGTAATGGCGCATTCAATGTGAGAAGCTGCACTGCCAGCCTTCATAACTGTGCTacttattctgtgtgtgtgtgtgtgtgtgtgtgtgtgtgtgagagagagagagatcaacagctGCAGGCGAGGGGGGCAGGGCTGTGAAGGGTAGATAAGGGGCAGTGAGGACCAGTGGGTACACTCATTCTGAAGAGGgactgagaggtgtgtgtgtattggaTGATGAGGTGACCAACCTATTCTCATCCGCATGGTTTTCATTACCGTCATGGGTGCAGTTCTgcggcagagagaaggagagaaagaaagagaggaaataCCTGTGAGTGAAACTGATGGAGGTGAATACGTTAAACATAAGCCAGGCCTATCCATCCAAATCAATGATGGCTGTTATAGGGTGATAAGCCTTATACATTGCAGCCTCAAGGTTAGATAAGCGGGCCAGCAACCGGAGGTCAGGAGTGAACAGGCCCATCCTGTAGAGAGGAGGTGGTGACGGgaaaaagcagagagagagagagacagagagagagaccgagagagagacagagagagagagatagagaccgaGAGATAGAGACCGAGAGATAGAGACCGATAGAAGTCTGACGGAGGGACACACCTGCTGCAGGTCAGTGTTGTGGGTGTGGCTGGCACACTCAGGGTTAGTAGCAGAGCCAGCAGGGTTAGACACAGGAGAGCCGCGGCCAGCCTCTCCGTTTGGGTACTCCAGTAGCTGGGTAACTGGGGACCCCCTCACCTCCCCATGGACGTGGGTCTGAGGCAGCAGCACACACATAGCCATTACTTTTCAGTGCTCATCCAGAGAGTGTGGTTACAGCAATTTGGAAACATACACAGCACccgcatacatacatacacatcatTCTATCCTAGAAAACAAGGTAGTGTCAGACAGCACAATCACAACACATGGACGGACAATCACACACATCTTGTTTTCACTGATGGAGACATGCCGGTATGGTAAATAAAGTAAACAAACATCTGGTCCGGAAGTTATAAACATGCTATATCAACACATACTACCAAATCAACCTCATGCCCCTGATGGACTGACCCATCtcagaaaaaacaaacatttagctAGGCTTAATACTAGTAGATTCTTAATAAGTCAACAATGGCAAAATAAATACCAAGCACTTCTCTCACTGTAGCAAAATGACTGATGAGCCACCAGTGACCATAAGGAATAGCatgcaggagagaagaggagcaAAAACAACAGAAGGGGTGGGATAGAGAAACAGTAGGGAAGGAGTGGGACAGATACAAAGAGAGCTCAAGAGAGAGTGAagtagaaggagagagacaggcataAAAGAACAAAATGGACAAAAGAAAAGATAGCAGGGAAGAATGATAGcccaagagagagaaggaaggaaggaaggagagagagagaggctcaccTGGCTTTTGCCATAGGCAGGCAGAGTTACTCCATTGGTCTGTCTAAGACCTTTCAGAATACTCTGAATCTACGGCAGAGGAAAGGGGGAGTGGAAGGGTGAAAGAGGGAGGGACAGTGAATGAGCAAGTGAGGAAGAAAGACAGCAAGAGGTGATGTAAAAAGGGAGACTAGCACCCATAGAACCCTATCCCCTATCTACCGCTAAGCACCTGTTGTTGTACGTGAATAGGTGGAATCAATATGGTGGAACTTCAACCTAGCTAGCCTACCAAAGGGTGGAGGTACTACCACAATGCTAATAGCTACATTTCCTTTTAGATTTTCAAGAAGTGCTTTGGATTAAGGCTAGAGGTCCATTTGGAACTGGGCATTCACTGAAAGAGGAAGACTTTAAAGCCCACAACCTGGTTCCACATGTTAGTGACCGACTCATCACAATCATATCCGTCTCTTGAGGTACAGAAAAGATTTGACTCTGTGACAATGTTCCTCCAAACAAATTACTGTCATTGTGACTGTCTGGATGGGAGCACAGGCTAAGTCTATACTGATGGCAGAAAGGCTTCCCTTGGGGAACAGTTTAAGGCAGTATATAGGGAGGAATGCAAAAAAAGATCCAGGAACTATAGAATTATTACAGCAACCATCTACTGCCCCTGACTCCCCACATTACTAAGAAAAAATGGCCAACCTGATGTCATTCTTTTACGATTAAACACACATCAACATAATATTGATTCTTAACCAAACAGAAGGGCGTGTGTGTTAAGATGCAACGTCCTGACGGGAATACAAATTGACAGACATATCCTTTAATAGCTGGAGCATAGCTGCGTTTCACATACCATAATCTGACATATGACAAACACTGACAGTAAACTTGCAAAGGGACGCACTCACACATCCAGTAAAAGTCGGAAGCTGCACTGGAACGTTCAATGTGATTCCAGAGAAGAAGTATCATCAATCAGACTGCTTTCTTGCAACGTTTCACTTTGTTATTGAAATGCAAATGTCGGCAAGTGAAACCTTGCAAGGAAGCAGTGTGCAGAAAGAGTACTCAAAGTCATAACatacacgcagacagacagacggccagccagccagcaTGCAGCTGGGTGACTCACATTGTCTGGAGCGTGTCGGTCAGCTGATGGTGTGTCTGGTTGGCTCCCTCCCTTCACCTTCCTCTTCTTCTTGGCCCCtggttcttctcctcctcctccatttccACCCCCTCCCCCACTGGCAGGAGAACTCTTCTGCTGAAACTCCTTCAGCTGGCCGGcacaagagaggaggagaagaggacaatGAGAGCTCTCAACTGTCTGGAACTCACACCTTTGCTAGACTAAATACATCAGCAGACATTCATCATATCGCAGAGGAAGTATAGGGAGCCTTGGTGTGGCTGAAAATGGTGCGACTATTCAGAAATATCCCATACGATTCGACTAGAGATCTACAGTATGCACAGTTGGTATCACTGGTGTGGGTGACAATGGAACGACTATTTAGAAAGATCCAATACAAT encodes the following:
- the LOC121541677 gene encoding golgin subfamily A member 2 isoform X3, which gives rise to MADQSRQIKLAAAKKKLKEFQQKSSPASGGGGGNGGGGEEPGAKKKRKVKGGSQPDTPSADRHAPDNIQSILKGLRQTNGVTLPAYGKSQTHVHGEVRGSPVTQLLEYPNGEAGRGSPVSNPAGSATNPECASHTHNTDLQQNCTHDGNENHADENRPLSSTESLRQLSQQLNGLLSGSSTAYINGDNAHSPANEKELETKQSQELTDQLQKERREFEQKCMREQGAMREQLQVHIQTIGILVSEKSELQTALSYTQQAARQKTGEAEELSNRLQATKQRVSELERTLFSVSTQHKQFDKHNKELEKERDNLRLEVYRLNSVSEEGRQQSSELSEQLKLRMSENNDMRLDLEELRKRLEMADDMLQQFSSQSGPPSANQQMQLLLEEKLQIEAHTAQLMESVAQLQTERDRYAEQIQEEGLVWKDKTEQLLSQVTVVAEERDRSISQIQELEAHITDLKHAAALLSQEREAQAEPKPSGTSESELALQGALCSLQQERDSLNAQFQAQLRDNEQLSRMCSEQESRLSELERHAERGAEDAEDRRRMLEDVQSDKATISRALAQNRILKDQLAELQNGFVKLTNENMELTTALQSEHHVKKELGRRMGQLQEDLHNVKEQLDLKSQEYQALLEQRDQVVAHLQQYSAGYTSLASEREQLHRQYLQQSQLMDRLQHDETQGRVQLEMSHKQLEQYQKTLEQLARDNEQLKAEVTELLNSSALATPYRDQGDGVESQSLPDSPQKSSIAIPEDFESREEMEEFVRSAVARVEAERDEVRSRLEEERRLHLAARHQAAALIEHHSHSHDHDHNHDHEHSQGHGQSHDHRHSHDDHSHCEHTGSEGVPVEVHEALCVAMERLQQRFTSLMQEKADLKERVEELEHRCIQLSGETDTIGEYITLYQNQRAIMKQKHMEKEQYISMLAQDKEEMKAKLAELQNLVMRLVGERNEWYSRYTGAVASANATANPDLLPAGEEQVQAHHTHRRMELNAVDGQESMDVSSAVEPDSTDLPNGGPSDQGQGLPPDSHALMRPQEDGTTRQIMQLLQEIQNPQGPCSVPFLGDNPCVPFFYRPDEQDEVKILVV